The following coding sequences are from one Saprospiraceae bacterium window:
- a CDS encoding site-2 protease family protein: MFEKAWYIGSFAKIPVKIHWTFLLILIYIIGSGLSEGASTKEIVIEVCFILAMFFCVVLHEFGHALTAQRYGIKTEDIILLPIGGVARLRNMPEKPIQELIVAIMGPMVNVVIALLLFIFLSIYMDINIFSLDLLENIHFGNWSGFLPLLMISNIMLVLFNMIPAFPMDGGRVLRALLSMNFGRLKATRIASLAGQAICIVLIAIGLYYSAYTLALIGVFIFLSASQEYRSVALDTALKK; this comes from the coding sequence ATGTTCGAAAAAGCCTGGTATATAGGGTCCTTCGCGAAAATTCCCGTGAAAATCCACTGGACCTTTCTATTGATTCTAATTTATATCATTGGTTCCGGTCTTTCCGAGGGTGCATCTACCAAAGAGATCGTCATTGAAGTTTGCTTTATTCTTGCTATGTTTTTTTGTGTGGTCTTACATGAATTTGGGCATGCCCTTACCGCACAACGTTATGGTATCAAAACAGAAGATATTATCCTGCTACCTATTGGCGGTGTAGCACGATTGCGCAATATGCCCGAAAAACCTATCCAGGAATTGATTGTAGCCATTATGGGCCCAATGGTAAATGTTGTCATCGCATTGTTGCTTTTCATTTTTCTTAGTATATACATGGATATCAATATTTTTAGTCTGGATCTTTTGGAAAACATTCATTTTGGAAACTGGTCGGGATTTTTGCCTTTGTTGATGATCTCTAATATCATGTTGGTTCTCTTCAACATGATTCCTGCTTTTCCGATGGATGGAGGTCGCGTTTTGCGGGCTTTACTTTCTATGAATTTCGGCAGGCTAAAAGCTACGCGTATTGCCTCTCTGGCCGGACAAGCGATCTGTATAGTTCTAATAGCCATCGGTCTTTATTATTCAGCATACACGCTGGCATTAATCGGCGTTTTTATTTTCTTAAGTGCTTCTCAGGAATACCGTTCTGTTGCTTTGGATACGGCACTCAAAAAATAA